Proteins from a single region of Cytophagaceae bacterium:
- a CDS encoding 1-acyl-sn-glycerol-3-phosphate acyltransferase, with protein sequence MIKSIKLVLNYLFNAWAIFWLLAIYLILHPFIWICTRKKSWNRYGTKLTNLWADLFFPIAGIPVSIEHRFNPDPEKKYIFVANHFSYLDVAVGMKVVRNYFSYMGKSSVKRIPLVGYMFAKLHIQVDRSDKNSRTKALMRSKKALEEGRSLFIMPEGGIISPSIPKMQQPFKDGAFILAIDSKVPIVPITFLNLHKIMPNISLKWGIPKVVIHQPIDTRDLNSGDIEFLKQKVYEVIQTELDQYYSIK encoded by the coding sequence ATGATTAAATCAATAAAACTGGTATTGAATTATCTTTTCAACGCCTGGGCGATATTTTGGTTACTAGCTATTTATCTGATTTTGCATCCGTTTATCTGGATTTGCACCCGAAAAAAGTCTTGGAACAGATATGGAACCAAACTCACTAATCTATGGGCAGATTTGTTTTTCCCTATAGCCGGAATCCCTGTTTCGATTGAACATAGGTTTAATCCGGATCCTGAGAAAAAATATATTTTCGTAGCCAACCATTTTTCATATCTCGATGTAGCTGTGGGCATGAAAGTAGTGAGGAATTATTTTTCTTATATGGGAAAAAGCTCCGTAAAACGTATCCCTCTTGTAGGTTATATGTTTGCAAAATTGCACATTCAGGTTGACAGAAGTGACAAAAATAGCCGAACCAAGGCTCTCATGAGATCAAAAAAAGCTTTAGAAGAAGGCAGGAGCCTTTTTATTATGCCTGAGGGTGGGATAATTTCGCCAAGCATCCCGAAAATGCAACAACCATTTAAAGATGGTGCATTTATTCTGGCAATTGATTCGAAAGTACCCATTGTGCCGATTACTTTCTTAAATTTGCATAAAATAATGCCCAATATCAGTTTGAAATGGGGAATTCCGAAAGTGGTAATTCATCAGCCAATCGATACCAGGGATTTGAATTCGGGAGACATTGAATTTTTAAAGCAAAAAGTTTACGAAGTGATTCAGACCGAGTTGGATCAATATTATTCAATAAAATGA
- a CDS encoding Rieske (2Fe-2S) protein gives MESISRGQFLKTLGLSSKALMAFYCIGAVSSCKSDDNVEPDGSSRGNSGNNNSGNAASGITGATSGNSLDFIIDLKNANYSKLTTDGEFVIVGDALIANAGGQYVAVSKKCTHEGTNLQYRKAQGDFFCNNHGSEFSLTGAVEKDPASSSLKVFSTKFDSAASTLQVKA, from the coding sequence ATGGAATCAATATCAAGAGGACAATTTCTAAAAACACTCGGCCTTTCTTCAAAGGCACTAATGGCATTTTATTGTATTGGGGCGGTTTCGTCTTGTAAATCAGATGATAACGTTGAGCCCGATGGGTCTTCAAGAGGTAATTCAGGTAATAATAACAGCGGAAATGCTGCTTCCGGTATCACAGGGGCTACTTCTGGAAATTCACTCGACTTCATAATTGACCTTAAAAATGCCAATTATTCCAAGCTTACTACTGATGGCGAATTTGTAATTGTTGGCGATGCCTTGATAGCCAATGCCGGAGGGCAATATGTGGCAGTTTCGAAAAAATGTACCCACGAAGGTACTAATCTCCAATATCGTAAAGCACAGGGCGATTTTTTCTGTAATAATCATGGTTCAGAATTTAGCCTGACCGGAGCTGTTGAAAAAGACCCTGCATCCTCAAGTTTAAAAGTGTTTTCAACTAAATTTGATTCTGCAGCCAGTACATTACAGGTAAAAGCTTAA
- a CDS encoding TerC family protein, with translation MQDLLTSAALTSILTLTILEIILGVDNIIFISIISGKLPSHEQKKARNIGLLTAMGIRIGLLFVLGWVLGLEKDLFNLQDLGLPIDLGFSGKDLILLGGGLFLLYKSTSEIHHKLEGKNDDLDTNKGVASLSRAVMDITVINIIFSIDSIITAIGMTTVIAVMAASVVLSTIAMLLFAKNVGDFVEKHPTVKMLALSFLVMIGTLLVAEAFHVHVPKGYVYFAMAFSFLVEMLNIKMRTSSKKPVELHTHVKE, from the coding sequence ATGCAAGATTTACTCACCTCGGCAGCCCTGACCAGTATTTTGACGCTTACAATTCTCGAAATCATTCTGGGAGTCGATAACATCATATTTATTTCCATTATATCGGGAAAGCTTCCCAGCCATGAGCAGAAAAAAGCACGAAACATTGGCCTATTAACTGCAATGGGTATCAGAATAGGTCTGCTATTTGTATTAGGTTGGGTTTTAGGGCTGGAAAAAGATCTGTTTAATCTACAGGATCTTGGACTACCTATTGACCTTGGATTTAGCGGTAAAGACCTCATACTGTTAGGCGGAGGGTTGTTTCTGTTATACAAATCTACTTCAGAAATACACCATAAACTGGAAGGTAAAAATGATGATTTGGACACCAATAAAGGCGTTGCATCGCTTTCAAGAGCGGTTATGGATATTACCGTGATAAACATTATTTTCTCTATTGACTCCATTATTACTGCAATAGGTATGACTACCGTGATAGCTGTTATGGCAGCTTCGGTGGTACTATCAACGATTGCCATGTTGCTATTTGCAAAAAATGTAGGTGATTTTGTTGAAAAACACCCAACAGTAAAAATGCTTGCCCTTTCGTTTTTAGTTATGATAGGAACTCTTTTGGTTGCCGAAGCATTCCATGTACATGTGCCAAAAGGTTATGTGTATTTTGCAATGGCGTTTTCGTTTTTGGTCGAAATGCTTAACATTAAAATGCGTACAAGCTCTAAAAAACCCGTGGAATTACATACCCACGTGAAAGAGTAA
- a CDS encoding carbohydrate kinase, with product MDICLIFDLGKTNKKVLGFDSDYNVVFENQVIFDEISDDDGEPADDLMAISAWVKSIYDEISKNPAFHIKAVNFSAYGASFVYLNKDLQPLAPVYNYLKKLPKTTKNEFIEKYNTDGLFFKNVASPDLDLLNSGLQLFWLKKHKIEILKNTRFALHLPQYFSFLFSGEPKAELTSIGCHTAMWDFEKNDYHQWLDNEHWHVACLPPVSASNFIKKEDLIIGPGIHDSSAALVPYLKSVNEPFVLISTGTWCISLNPFNDSLLTEKELRQDCLNFISYEGKTVRASRLFSGNEHARQVKHLAEYFSASPDFYKSVNFDYKIVQALRKKFHQALPNQIEVGSLFDSPFVERNLNSFSNIEEAYHQFIMDMVAQQVASTQLVFGSKPPRKLFVDGGFSRNPIFMNLLAEAFYNIQVFASELSQASSLGAALVIADGWNEKPFDIAKLKMKRFI from the coding sequence CTGGATATATGTTTGATATTTGATTTAGGCAAAACCAATAAAAAAGTATTGGGTTTTGATTCTGATTATAATGTTGTGTTTGAAAATCAAGTAATTTTTGATGAGATTTCAGACGATGACGGAGAGCCAGCCGACGACCTGATGGCTATATCTGCCTGGGTAAAATCAATATATGATGAAATATCTAAAAACCCGGCTTTTCATATTAAGGCAGTCAATTTTTCGGCTTATGGAGCCAGTTTTGTATATCTCAACAAAGACCTTCAACCACTAGCCCCGGTTTATAATTATCTGAAAAAGCTGCCCAAAACCACTAAAAATGAGTTTATAGAAAAATACAATACTGACGGTCTGTTTTTTAAAAATGTGGCTTCCCCAGACCTCGATTTGCTTAATTCTGGATTGCAACTGTTCTGGTTAAAAAAACATAAAATTGAGATTTTAAAAAACACCCGATTCGCTCTTCATTTACCTCAATATTTTAGTTTTTTGTTTAGTGGTGAGCCCAAAGCCGAGTTAACAAGCATTGGTTGTCATACGGCTATGTGGGATTTTGAAAAGAATGATTATCATCAGTGGCTTGACAATGAACATTGGCATGTTGCCTGTTTACCTCCGGTTAGTGCCAGTAATTTTATAAAAAAAGAAGATTTAATCATCGGTCCGGGAATCCATGACAGTTCTGCTGCATTGGTGCCATATCTAAAATCAGTTAATGAGCCATTTGTTTTGATTTCTACTGGTACCTGGTGCATAAGTCTCAATCCGTTTAATGATAGTTTATTAACCGAAAAAGAGCTCCGGCAAGACTGTCTGAATTTTATCAGCTACGAAGGTAAAACTGTGAGGGCTTCCCGATTATTTTCGGGAAATGAGCACGCCCGACAGGTAAAACATTTGGCTGAATATTTCTCTGCCTCGCCGGATTTTTATAAATCTGTCAATTTTGATTATAAAATAGTACAGGCTTTGCGTAAAAAATTCCACCAGGCACTTCCCAATCAAATTGAAGTGGGAAGTCTGTTTGACAGTCCTTTTGTAGAACGTAACCTCAATTCTTTTTCCAATATTGAGGAAGCTTACCACCAGTTTATTATGGATATGGTTGCTCAGCAAGTGGCATCTACGCAATTGGTTTTCGGCTCAAAACCTCCACGTAAACTTTTTGTTGATGGTGGTTTTTCCCGAAATCCTATTTTTATGAATCTTCTGGCTGAAGCTTTTTACAATATTCAGGTTTTTGCTTCTGAACTATCACAAGCATCTTCTTTGGGTGCTGCCCTGGTCATTGCCGATGGTTGGAACGAAAAACCTTTTGATATTGCTAAACTAAAAATGAAGAGATTTATTTAA
- the gatC gene encoding Asp-tRNA(Asn)/Glu-tRNA(Gln) amidotransferase subunit GatC, producing MKIDKEKIEQIAHLARLELTEEEKQSMAKDFENILEWMDQLKEIDTTQTEPLIHMHKGVNIYRKDEAEIHLSREEGLLNAPLKNEEYFKVPKVIE from the coding sequence ATGAAAATTGACAAAGAAAAAATAGAGCAAATAGCTCATTTGGCCAGATTGGAACTTACTGAAGAAGAAAAACAATCAATGGCCAAGGATTTTGAAAATATTCTGGAATGGATGGATCAACTCAAAGAGATTGACACCACCCAAACTGAACCACTCATACACATGCATAAAGGTGTAAATATTTACAGAAAAGACGAAGCCGAAATCCACTTGTCAAGAGAGGAAGGGCTTTTAAATGCTCCCCTCAAAAACGAAGAATATTTTAAGGTACCAAAAGTAATTGAGTAG
- a CDS encoding BatA domain-containing protein, translating to MQFLFPGVLWALAALAIPLVVHLFNFRRTKKVYFSNVALLKAVETKSASFRKLKRWLIMAARMLFLACLVLAFAQPIYYKNKITPSTKPVGINGIYLDNSLSMQNTTDNKRFLDHAIIKIDELLSIFNRSSNLQLTTNDFDSQDQFITNSSKIKDRLTTLDFSESPRTLEQVYKRQHGIAAKNNPSASNDFFWFSDFQKSTIGSLQSLKIDSNDKVHLIPVNAAAYQNVFVDSVWLSMPLIREMQNNTLYVKVFNSGNKKVDKLPLKLYIDDIQSSTSSVTIEPNGYQIASFTFTVKDRGIHKAKVSFDDQPIIFDNEYYFVLNASPTIRILHLYGQRSPQNYIGKMYANDSLFNYNSFSVQNFDPGQVQNADLVLLDGVSAIEGELKSTLQTFLLAGGNVFISPSENPSVGSFQSFLNLYGITGIQNVYENINPENFMDITEPEKSSPFFEGVFESGTFNGMVSLPRSNNVLSWGGSAEKLLSFRNGQVFMSKTKVGDGNIYMMSAPLISKFGNFAEHAFFVPTFYRMASLSSKSEKVAYSFENSDIQFYLPNAPKNATYILKNQKMEIIPTQRLIGKTLHLTLPKSSELGNKNQFKAGFYDLVINGKVEKTLALNHDNMESRLEIVSADELRKIFENQAKVEVYNNIFDGEFIEAFRDTSLGKPLWKYFLIAALLFLLTEIALVRLMK from the coding sequence ATGCAGTTTTTGTTTCCCGGAGTATTGTGGGCATTGGCAGCATTGGCGATTCCGCTGGTGGTGCATTTGTTTAATTTTCGAAGAACAAAAAAAGTATATTTTTCTAACGTCGCTCTCCTAAAGGCCGTTGAGACCAAATCGGCCTCATTTAGAAAACTCAAAAGATGGCTCATTATGGCGGCCAGGATGCTATTTTTGGCTTGTCTGGTTTTAGCTTTTGCCCAACCTATTTATTACAAAAACAAAATCACTCCATCGACCAAACCCGTTGGAATAAACGGCATTTATCTCGACAACTCGCTCAGTATGCAAAATACAACTGACAACAAGCGTTTTCTGGATCATGCCATTATCAAAATCGATGAATTGTTGTCGATATTTAACAGATCATCAAATTTACAGCTCACCACCAATGACTTTGATAGTCAGGATCAGTTTATTACAAATTCCTCTAAAATCAAAGACAGACTTACTACTCTGGATTTTTCGGAAAGTCCAAGAACCCTGGAACAGGTATATAAAAGACAACATGGAATTGCAGCCAAAAACAACCCATCGGCGTCAAATGATTTTTTCTGGTTTTCTGATTTTCAAAAAAGTACCATTGGTTCATTGCAAAGTCTGAAAATTGACTCAAATGACAAGGTTCACCTGATTCCGGTGAATGCGGCGGCTTACCAAAACGTATTTGTTGATTCTGTTTGGCTTTCAATGCCACTGATTCGTGAAATGCAGAATAATACGCTATATGTTAAGGTATTTAATTCGGGAAATAAAAAAGTGGATAAACTACCGCTTAAGCTTTATATAGACGACATTCAATCTTCCACCTCATCGGTTACCATTGAGCCCAATGGCTATCAGATTGCTTCTTTTACATTCACTGTGAAAGACAGGGGTATCCATAAAGCAAAAGTGAGTTTTGATGACCAGCCGATTATATTTGACAATGAGTACTATTTTGTTCTCAATGCTTCTCCGACCATCCGAATTCTGCATCTATACGGCCAACGTAGTCCACAAAATTATATCGGAAAAATGTACGCCAACGACAGTTTGTTTAATTACAACAGTTTTTCAGTGCAAAATTTTGATCCGGGTCAGGTGCAAAATGCTGATTTAGTACTTCTTGATGGGGTTTCAGCTATTGAAGGCGAACTGAAAAGTACTTTGCAAACGTTCCTGCTTGCCGGGGGAAATGTTTTTATTAGTCCTTCAGAAAATCCTTCGGTTGGCAGTTTTCAGAGTTTTCTAAATCTCTATGGTATTACAGGTATTCAGAATGTTTATGAAAATATAAATCCCGAAAACTTCATGGATATTACTGAACCCGAAAAAAGTTCGCCTTTCTTTGAGGGAGTTTTTGAATCCGGCACATTCAATGGAATGGTTAGTTTACCCCGAAGCAATAACGTGTTAAGTTGGGGCGGGTCAGCAGAAAAACTACTTTCTTTCAGAAATGGACAGGTATTTATGTCAAAAACCAAAGTGGGTGACGGCAACATTTATATGATGTCGGCTCCTTTGATTTCCAAATTTGGCAATTTTGCCGAGCATGCCTTTTTTGTACCTACATTTTATCGTATGGCCTCACTGAGTAGTAAATCTGAAAAAGTGGCCTACAGTTTTGAGAATTCTGACATACAATTTTACTTGCCAAATGCACCCAAAAACGCCACATATATTCTTAAAAACCAGAAAATGGAGATTATCCCCACCCAAAGGCTAATCGGAAAAACGCTGCATCTTACCTTGCCGAAGTCATCGGAACTGGGCAACAAGAATCAATTTAAAGCCGGGTTTTATGATTTGGTAATAAATGGAAAAGTGGAAAAAACACTGGCTCTCAATCATGACAATATGGAGTCGAGGCTCGAAATTGTTTCGGCAGATGAGCTAAGAAAAATATTTGAAAATCAGGCCAAAGTAGAAGTTTACAACAATATTTTTGACGGAGAATTTATAGAAGCCTTTCGTGACACTTCACTTGGGAAACCCCTCTGGAAGTACTTTCTGATTGCCGCATTGTTGTTTTTATTGACCGAAATAGCCTTAGTGCGTTTGATGAAATAA
- a CDS encoding PmoA family protein: protein MKKILLLATIGLFQTAYAQKKVSFKNLDSEHKIEVKIGEKIFTNYYYPGKDVLKKAVLNPVFTPQGTEVTRGWPISPRKNERIDHPHHVGVWLNYEDANGHDFWNNSVEVEKSGDKRTFGTIVHTGIKTQKGGKKSGKLVVTADWLDKNGQLMLIEETTYIFSGKDETNIVDRITKLTAADKKVVFKDVKDGFFAIRVARELEIPSNKPEMFTDASGLATKVPVLDNTGVNGNYLNAQGITGEDTWSKRSEWVTLQGNIGQESISVSIFDHPKNVNYPSYWHTRGYGLFSVNPLGEKVFTNGKKETNLTLEPGQSTTFRYRLAVSSAKLSPEKIQILATDFNKRY, encoded by the coding sequence ATGAAAAAAATATTGCTTTTGGCTACCATTGGCCTTTTTCAAACTGCTTATGCCCAGAAAAAAGTGAGCTTTAAAAACCTGGATTCAGAACATAAGATAGAAGTAAAAATTGGAGAAAAAATTTTTACCAATTATTATTATCCGGGAAAAGATGTTTTGAAAAAAGCGGTATTAAATCCTGTTTTTACCCCGCAAGGCACCGAAGTGACCCGGGGCTGGCCCATTTCACCCCGAAAAAACGAAAGAATAGACCATCCGCACCATGTAGGTGTATGGCTTAACTATGAGGATGCCAACGGCCATGATTTTTGGAATAACTCTGTTGAAGTAGAAAAATCAGGTGATAAACGCACTTTTGGAACCATTGTTCACACCGGAATAAAAACTCAGAAAGGCGGTAAAAAATCCGGAAAACTAGTTGTTACTGCTGATTGGTTAGATAAAAATGGTCAATTGATGCTCATTGAAGAAACAACCTATATTTTTTCTGGTAAAGATGAAACTAACATAGTTGACCGGATCACCAAACTGACTGCAGCAGACAAAAAAGTAGTATTTAAAGATGTAAAAGATGGCTTTTTTGCCATCAGAGTCGCCCGTGAACTCGAAATTCCTTCCAATAAACCCGAAATGTTTACTGATGCAAGTGGTCTGGCTACCAAAGTGCCGGTGCTTGACAATACAGGCGTAAATGGAAATTACCTCAATGCACAGGGAATTACCGGAGAAGACACCTGGTCAAAACGCTCAGAATGGGTCACTCTTCAGGGAAATATTGGTCAGGAAAGTATTTCGGTAAGTATTTTTGACCATCCCAAAAACGTTAATTATCCTTCATACTGGCACACACGCGGGTACGGTCTTTTTAGTGTTAATCCTTTAGGCGAAAAAGTATTCACAAACGGTAAAAAGGAAACCAATCTGACCTTAGAACCGGGTCAATCGACCACTTTCAGATACCGATTGGCGGTAAGCAGTGCCAAACTATCGCCGGAAAAAATACAGATTTTGGCAACGGACTTTAATAAACGGTACTAA
- a CDS encoding lactonase family protein, translating into MKKISLIFLIFSLTVFSCKTYQKMDGKTYDFLIGTYTQKGSKGIYYAKYEPATGTVKIVSHSDAIENPSFLDFDRGQKNIYAVSETDGGSVDAWNFDKASGIFQKLNSKPSGGAHPCHISLDATGKWAFAGNYTGGTIGLLPINNDGSLGEPVQVIQHYGNGPNTARQEKPHVHSVNISPDNRNLFVADLGTDEVVNYSFDDKIGHLTEIQRVKLSAGSGPRHFVFHPTLSYAYVIQELTGKVTQFLYENGKITPMDEVSTLPPDFSGNNSCADIHFSPDGKFLYGSNRFYDTIVRFSVNQSNGKLTQIDQTSVKGKVPRNFGITHDGKYMMVANQNTDNIVIFKLENGKMTETGHELSVSMPVCVKFLKD; encoded by the coding sequence ATGAAAAAAATATCATTGATTTTTTTGATATTTTCTCTTACAGTTTTTAGCTGTAAAACTTACCAAAAAATGGATGGCAAAACCTACGATTTTCTGATTGGTACTTATACTCAAAAAGGCTCAAAAGGTATTTATTATGCCAAATATGAGCCGGCTACCGGGACTGTCAAAATCGTAAGTCATTCTGATGCCATAGAGAATCCCTCTTTTCTGGATTTTGATAGGGGGCAAAAAAATATTTATGCAGTAAGCGAAACCGACGGAGGCAGTGTTGACGCCTGGAATTTTGATAAAGCTTCCGGGATTTTCCAAAAATTAAATTCAAAACCTTCAGGGGGAGCCCATCCTTGTCACATTTCTTTAGATGCAACAGGAAAATGGGCTTTTGCAGGAAATTATACCGGCGGTACAATTGGTCTTTTACCTATTAATAACGATGGTTCATTGGGCGAACCAGTGCAGGTGATTCAGCATTATGGCAATGGTCCAAATACCGCCAGGCAAGAAAAACCTCACGTTCATTCAGTAAACATTTCGCCTGACAACCGCAATCTCTTTGTGGCGGACCTTGGAACTGATGAAGTGGTTAATTATTCTTTTGATGACAAAATTGGTCATTTGACTGAAATCCAGAGAGTGAAATTAAGTGCCGGCTCGGGTCCACGCCATTTTGTATTTCATCCTACACTTTCTTATGCCTATGTGATTCAGGAACTTACCGGCAAAGTTACTCAGTTTTTGTATGAAAACGGTAAAATCACACCAATGGATGAAGTAAGTACATTGCCCCCTGATTTTTCCGGAAATAATTCCTGTGCTGATATTCATTTTTCACCAGATGGTAAATTTTTGTATGGCTCCAATCGGTTTTATGATACCATTGTGCGGTTTTCTGTAAATCAATCAAATGGAAAACTGACTCAAATTGACCAAACTTCAGTAAAGGGTAAAGTTCCCCGTAATTTTGGTATCACCCATGACGGTAAGTACATGATGGTTGCCAATCAAAATACCGATAATATTGTGATATTTAAATTGGAAAATGGGAAAATGACCGAAACCGGTCACGAACTTTCGGTATCAATGCCCGTATGTGTAAAGTTTTTAAAGGATTGA
- a CDS encoding MFS transporter has protein sequence MVAALGYFVDAYDLILFVVIRKSSLLSLGVPENLLAGIGLNLFNIQMIGTFLGGIFFGVMGDKKGRLSVLFGSILVYSLANLLNAGVDQLWQYYVLRFVAGFGLAGELGAGITLVSEVMPKEKRGYGTAIVAASGALGAVFAGLLGDLTTWRISFLIGGGMGLLLLVLRFNTFESSLFEKAKVSDKLKGDFFSLFTDKSRFKRYFSSILISLPIFFTIAILMQLAPEVAAELGIKAEIKAGVAVSLVYIGLTIGDLSSGLLSQWFKNRLKVIRFFLILGLVLLIFHLISKNISVGLLYAIYVALGFAAGYWVNLITLAAEQFGTNLRATVATTIPNFARGAAVPISLFYQWLRPAFGVSVLEAAAISGILCFIFAFSSTFFLKDTFSKNLDYTE, from the coding sequence ATGGTCGCCGCATTGGGCTATTTTGTTGATGCTTACGACCTTATTTTATTTGTTGTAATCCGAAAGTCGAGTTTATTGAGTCTGGGAGTTCCTGAAAATTTATTGGCTGGAATCGGTCTAAATCTTTTCAATATTCAGATGATCGGCACATTTCTCGGTGGTATTTTCTTCGGGGTAATGGGCGACAAGAAAGGGAGGCTTTCGGTGCTTTTTGGCTCTATTTTGGTGTATTCATTAGCCAATTTACTCAATGCCGGTGTGGATCAGCTGTGGCAATATTATGTTTTAAGGTTTGTGGCGGGTTTTGGACTTGCCGGTGAGTTGGGTGCGGGAATAACCCTGGTTTCGGAGGTTATGCCCAAGGAAAAAAGAGGCTATGGTACGGCCATTGTGGCGGCTTCAGGTGCATTGGGTGCAGTTTTTGCGGGATTGTTGGGAGACCTTACTACCTGGAGAATTTCGTTTTTAATCGGTGGTGGTATGGGTTTACTTTTATTGGTACTTCGCTTCAATACATTTGAGTCTTCCTTATTTGAAAAAGCAAAAGTTTCGGATAAACTTAAAGGTGATTTCTTTTCTTTATTCACCGATAAAAGCAGATTTAAGAGGTATTTTTCAAGTATTCTGATAAGCTTGCCCATATTTTTTACCATCGCCATTTTGATGCAGTTGGCACCCGAAGTGGCCGCAGAATTGGGTATTAAAGCAGAAATTAAAGCCGGTGTCGCTGTTTCATTGGTTTATATTGGTCTTACAATCGGCGATTTATCTTCCGGCCTTTTGAGCCAATGGTTTAAAAACAGATTAAAAGTTATTCGTTTTTTTCTGATTTTAGGGCTGGTTTTGTTGATTTTCCATTTGATTTCGAAAAACATATCAGTAGGGTTATTGTATGCAATTTATGTAGCATTGGGCTTTGCTGCAGGTTATTGGGTAAACCTAATCACACTTGCTGCGGAGCAGTTTGGCACTAATCTTAGGGCAACTGTTGCCACCACCATTCCTAATTTCGCAAGAGGTGCTGCAGTACCCATAAGTCTTTTTTACCAGTGGCTCAGGCCTGCTTTCGGTGTTTCAGTATTGGAAGCAGCTGCCATTTCAGGTATTTTATGTTTTATTTTTGCTTTTTCTTCCACATTTTTTTTAAAAGATACATTTTCCAAAAACCTTGATTATACAGAATAA
- a CDS encoding sigma-70 family RNA polymerase sigma factor, whose translation MKPTAESSKVREILEGCKQNDRKCQELLYKQYFGFAMSLCLRYSSSREEALEILNDSFLKVFNKINTYDFERPFGTWLKRIVVNTAIDTYRSQNKHYFHHEIDTARGMTVEEVSPNDRLAYDDLLKLVHKLPKNYLANFNLYVIDGYTHEEISKMLGVSVGTSKSNVSRAREMLRRMLESSDKLNFERQ comes from the coding sequence ATGAAACCAACCGCCGAATCATCAAAAGTTCGGGAAATACTTGAGGGTTGTAAACAAAACGACCGCAAGTGTCAGGAGCTGCTCTACAAGCAGTACTTTGGTTTCGCTATGAGTTTATGTTTGAGATATTCCAGTTCAAGAGAAGAAGCTCTGGAGATTTTAAATGATTCATTTTTAAAGGTTTTCAATAAAATAAACACTTATGATTTTGAGCGGCCATTTGGCACCTGGCTTAAAAGGATTGTCGTGAACACTGCAATAGACACATATAGGAGTCAAAACAAGCATTATTTTCATCATGAAATTGATACTGCAAGAGGAATGACCGTTGAGGAGGTTTCGCCCAACGACCGTCTGGCCTATGATGATTTGTTAAAGCTGGTACATAAATTGCCCAAAAACTATCTTGCTAACTTCAATTTGTATGTTATTGACGGCTATACACATGAAGAAATTAGCAAAATGCTTGGGGTGTCGGTGGGTACTTCCAAATCAAATGTTTCCAGGGCAAGAGAAATGCTGAGAAGAATGTTGGAGTCTTCAGATAAATTAAATTTTGAAAGGCAATGA
- a CDS encoding YceI family protein, with protein MKNILLLFTLLSVGFSSFSQEKKKIEADKKSSYITYAMKHPMHDWDAKSNMAKSVIVYNSTSQKIEAVAVVVPVKSFDSGNSNRDSHAIEVLEALKFPNVSFSASSIQESDSQVTAKGNLTFHGVSKPVELKATKSVIKNAIKLEGGFTINMKDFAVEPPGLMGIKTDDKITIKYSMVFPL; from the coding sequence ATGAAAAATATACTTCTGCTATTCACTCTTCTGAGTGTAGGTTTTTCTTCTTTTTCTCAGGAAAAAAAGAAAATAGAAGCCGATAAAAAGTCTTCATATATTACTTATGCCATGAAACACCCCATGCATGATTGGGATGCTAAGTCAAATATGGCAAAAAGTGTAATTGTATATAATTCTACAAGCCAAAAAATCGAAGCGGTGGCGGTTGTAGTTCCTGTAAAAAGTTTTGATAGTGGTAATTCTAACCGCGACTCACATGCCATCGAAGTTTTGGAAGCTCTTAAATTTCCTAATGTGAGTTTTTCGGCTTCGTCAATACAAGAGTCAGATAGTCAGGTGACTGCAAAGGGGAATTTAACATTCCATGGGGTAAGCAAGCCGGTTGAATTGAAGGCAACAAAATCGGTGATAAAAAACGCTATAAAGCTTGAAGGTGGTTTTACGATTAATATGAAAGATTTTGCGGTAGAACCTCCGGGACTGATGGGAATCAAAACCGATGACAAAATTACCATCAAATATTCAATGGTTTTTCCTTTGTAA